The Coffea arabica cultivar ET-39 chromosome 8e, Coffea Arabica ET-39 HiFi, whole genome shotgun sequence genome window below encodes:
- the LOC113702690 gene encoding uncharacterized protein isoform X2: MPPISIIGIYWLYAPSSGVYVQLTRSNSNSAVYKSFFSGQIKSKSKKSNSRSEFIQFLLNQNGSYEANSWQVHRRKGSKETACHKVDMLDMECFSYLNRALESFLSPIVIFPANRGICNVRY, translated from the exons ATGCCACCCATTTCAATTATAGGGATCTATTGGCTATATGCGCCAAGCTCAGGGGTCTATGTCCAATTAACCCGTTCAAATTCTAATTCAGCTGTCTATAAGAGCTTCTTTAGCGGCCAGATTAAGAGCAAATCGAAGAAATCAAATAGTCGGTCAGAGTTCATTCAG TTTCTTCTCAATCAAAATGGCTCGTACGAAGCAAACAGCTGGCAAGTCCACCGGAGGAAAGGCTCCAAGGAAACAGCTTGCCACAAA GTTGATATGTTGGATATGGAATGCTTTTCATACTTGAACCGTGCTCTAGAAAGTTTTCTATCACCAATAGTGATTTTTCCCGCAAATAGAGGAATATGTAATGTCAG ATATTAG
- the LOC113702690 gene encoding uncharacterized protein isoform X1 has translation MPPISIIGIYWLYAPSSGVYVQLTRSNSNSAVYKSFFSGQIKSKSKKSNSRSEFIQFLLNQNGSYEANSWQVHRRKGSKETACHKVDMLDMECFSYLNRALESFLSPIVIFPANRGICNVRNIYDVLVAYPST, from the exons ATGCCACCCATTTCAATTATAGGGATCTATTGGCTATATGCGCCAAGCTCAGGGGTCTATGTCCAATTAACCCGTTCAAATTCTAATTCAGCTGTCTATAAGAGCTTCTTTAGCGGCCAGATTAAGAGCAAATCGAAGAAATCAAATAGTCGGTCAGAGTTCATTCAG TTTCTTCTCAATCAAAATGGCTCGTACGAAGCAAACAGCTGGCAAGTCCACCGGAGGAAAGGCTCCAAGGAAACAGCTTGCCACAAA GTTGATATGTTGGATATGGAATGCTTTTCATACTTGAACCGTGCTCTAGAAAGTTTTCTATCACCAATAGTGATTTTTCCCGCAAATAGAGGAATATGTAATGTCAG GAATATATATGACGTCCTCGTGGCATACCCATCAACTTAA